A genomic segment from Candidatus Korarchaeum cryptofilum OPF8 encodes:
- the thsB gene encoding thermosome subunit beta: MALATVGGRPVLILKEGTTRTRGDEARRINIMAARAIADAVKTTLGPKGMDKMIVDSIGDITVSNDGATILQEMEVAHPAAKLMVNLAKAQDKEVGDGTTTSVVLAGELLTEAESLLQKDIHPTVIVEGYEKALKFVEQELEKLAIKVNPDDEGWLMKVAETAMSSKLVSGEKRKLAEIAVKAVKAVEEMKGDKRYVDIDNVKIVKKKGKSLAETEFVKGIILDKEVVHGDMPKSVKNARIAILNVPLEIKKPEIDMEVQISSPQELREFIEQETKILREKVEKIHSVGANVVFCQKGIDEVAQHFLAKYGIMAVRRVSEKDMQRLEKATGGKIVNNLDDLTENELGRAGLVEERKIGDDKMIFIEECENPRAVTILLRAGADTILDEAERGLKDALYVIRNVVEDGKVFHGGGSIQEELAIRLREYAHSEKGKEQLAMEAFANALESIPRILAENAGMDAVDAIVELRNAHKSGKISAGIDVLNGKVGDMAELGVVDTYRGVKNAIAAATETAILIIKTDDIIAAKPYEEKGKEKGKGGEEEEGGGEFKSEFD; encoded by the coding sequence ATGGCCCTAGCCACAGTCGGTGGGAGACCAGTCCTGATATTGAAGGAAGGAACTACGAGAACGAGAGGGGATGAAGCTAGAAGGATAAATATAATGGCAGCGAGGGCAATAGCGGACGCTGTTAAGACAACGCTCGGTCCTAAGGGAATGGATAAGATGATAGTGGATTCGATCGGTGATATAACTGTCAGCAACGATGGGGCCACGATACTGCAGGAGATGGAAGTCGCCCATCCAGCCGCGAAGCTGATGGTAAACCTGGCCAAAGCTCAGGATAAGGAGGTAGGGGATGGGACGACAACTAGCGTAGTTCTCGCAGGAGAGCTTTTGACGGAGGCTGAGTCGCTACTGCAGAAGGATATACATCCGACCGTCATAGTCGAGGGTTACGAGAAGGCTCTGAAGTTCGTGGAGCAGGAGCTGGAGAAGCTCGCTATAAAAGTCAATCCTGACGATGAGGGATGGCTCATGAAGGTCGCTGAGACAGCTATGAGCAGCAAGCTCGTGAGTGGTGAGAAGAGGAAGCTAGCTGAGATAGCTGTTAAGGCTGTTAAAGCTGTCGAGGAGATGAAAGGGGATAAGAGGTACGTAGATATAGATAACGTGAAGATAGTGAAGAAGAAGGGCAAGAGTTTAGCTGAGACGGAGTTCGTCAAGGGCATAATATTGGACAAGGAAGTCGTCCACGGGGACATGCCGAAGAGCGTTAAGAACGCTAGGATAGCGATTCTAAATGTACCGCTTGAGATAAAGAAGCCTGAGATAGACATGGAGGTTCAGATATCATCTCCTCAGGAGCTGAGGGAATTCATAGAGCAGGAGACCAAGATCCTCAGGGAGAAGGTGGAGAAAATACATTCTGTTGGTGCTAACGTTGTCTTCTGCCAGAAGGGGATAGATGAGGTAGCTCAGCACTTCTTGGCGAAGTACGGTATAATGGCAGTTAGGAGAGTAAGCGAGAAGGATATGCAGAGGCTAGAGAAGGCTACTGGAGGAAAAATAGTCAACAATTTGGATGATTTAACTGAAAACGAGCTTGGAAGAGCCGGACTTGTTGAGGAGAGGAAGATAGGAGACGATAAGATGATATTCATCGAGGAGTGCGAGAACCCGAGGGCTGTCACGATATTGCTGAGGGCCGGAGCCGATACGATACTGGATGAGGCTGAGAGAGGGCTCAAGGATGCCCTATACGTCATAAGGAACGTAGTTGAGGATGGAAAGGTGTTCCATGGAGGCGGCTCCATACAGGAGGAGCTAGCGATAAGGCTGAGGGAGTATGCACACTCAGAGAAAGGGAAGGAGCAGCTCGCAATGGAGGCTTTCGCGAATGCTTTGGAGAGCATCCCTAGGATATTAGCTGAGAACGCTGGCATGGATGCTGTGGATGCGATAGTCGAGCTGAGGAACGCTCACAAGTCAGGTAAGATATCCGCAGGTATAGATGTCCTCAACGGTAAGGTCGGCGATATGGCTGAGCTCGGAGTCGTCGATACTTACAGGGGAGTGAAGAACGCTATAGCTGCGGCCACTGAGACAGCTATCCTGATAATAAAGACGGACGATATAATAGCCGCTAAGCCATACGAGGAGAAGGGCAAGGAGAAGGGCAAGGGCGGAGAGGAAGAGGAGGGTGGCGGTGAGTTTAAATCTGAGTTCGACTGA
- a CDS encoding oligosaccharide repeat unit polymerase family protein: MILSILIRSFKSSLIGRKLIRLRPSIIKGSFTYRALILIYKTLSDSYDRSFIVRLLRKLCYPIESKVTLQKFQFKEGSLLKRALDIFLSPFILPIGFLFFFMVSLVRVCEGTVLLLLLTVISMLLGIALARAEEEMEVIDPRGFVLFLGASMFLIGYAAFIVQIANAGGIPLLDEQVRRKLSAELNYLSWTTVPGAAFILSSSKVRRCEAIIFSIIGFIPSFLLAFRTEMIAYILAILTVLYNRKLIGLGFITTAFMMLIISFIGVGAFRSIATGLVQNPIISVLYRPTITVAALDTIVRLYGFRPVTNGYIHLAAISSLGLISGSRYGPRNLIGRYTLGRTDVSTTATLIGGPLLDWGILGVLASSLIYSYMLALSHRFSRGREALLGPYAVLYSYLVVGIETGVLDLNVYIYLLISILIVIFSLRPKR; this comes from the coding sequence TTGATCCTCTCTATACTGATCAGATCCTTTAAGAGCTCTCTCATAGGGAGAAAGTTGATTAGATTAAGGCCATCGATAATAAAGGGGAGCTTCACATATAGAGCTCTAATTTTAATCTATAAGACTCTCAGCGATTCATATGATAGATCTTTCATTGTGAGATTACTCAGGAAGCTCTGCTACCCGATCGAGAGCAAAGTCACACTCCAAAAATTCCAATTTAAGGAAGGAAGTTTACTGAAAAGGGCTTTAGATATCTTTCTATCACCATTCATCCTCCCCATAGGCTTCTTATTCTTCTTTATGGTCTCCTTGGTGAGGGTGTGCGAGGGCACCGTCCTCCTACTCCTCCTGACCGTGATATCGATGCTACTGGGAATAGCTTTAGCCAGGGCCGAGGAGGAAATGGAGGTGATAGATCCAAGGGGTTTCGTCCTCTTCCTAGGGGCCTCGATGTTCCTCATAGGTTATGCTGCTTTCATCGTTCAGATAGCGAATGCAGGGGGAATCCCTCTACTGGATGAGCAAGTGAGGCGGAAGCTCTCAGCGGAGCTCAACTACCTCTCATGGACTACTGTCCCAGGCGCGGCATTCATACTCTCCTCATCGAAGGTAAGGAGGTGCGAGGCTATCATATTCTCAATAATAGGGTTCATACCATCCTTCCTGCTCGCTTTCAGAACGGAGATGATAGCATACATACTCGCGATCCTCACAGTATTGTACAATAGGAAGCTGATAGGATTGGGGTTCATAACGACTGCGTTCATGATGCTGATAATATCCTTCATAGGGGTCGGGGCGTTCAGATCCATAGCGACGGGGCTTGTTCAGAATCCGATAATCTCGGTCCTATATAGACCGACTATAACTGTCGCAGCTCTAGATACTATCGTTAGACTTTATGGCTTCAGGCCAGTTACAAATGGTTACATCCATCTCGCTGCGATCTCCTCCCTTGGGCTCATAAGCGGATCTAGATACGGACCCAGGAACCTGATAGGCAGGTACACTCTGGGGAGGACCGATGTATCTACGACGGCCACGCTCATAGGGGGGCCGCTCTTAGATTGGGGGATCCTAGGGGTCTTGGCTTCCTCCCTCATATACTCCTATATGTTAGCGCTATCCCACAGGTTCTCCAGGGGGAGGGAGGCGCTTCTAGGTCCTTACGCAGTCTTATACTCATACTTAGTCGTGGGGATCGAGACCGGGGTATTGGATCTCAACGTCTACATCTACCTTTTAATCTCGATCCTCATCGTAATATTCTCACTGAGGCCCAAAAGATGA
- a CDS encoding 30S ribosomal protein S8e: protein MPYYYHGPVMPGGRKPTGGKIRVSRGKRKREAGRHPAFTTIGERRLKLVRIRGGGVKLRLISGNEVNVAVGGGVTKRAKILGFIENPSDKTLSRRGIITRGALVRTELGVVRITSRAGQHGLLNGVLVRENVAS from the coding sequence ATGCCGTACTACTACCACGGTCCCGTGATGCCTGGGGGCAGGAAGCCGACAGGTGGAAAGATAAGGGTCAGTAGAGGGAAGAGGAAGAGAGAGGCGGGAAGGCATCCAGCTTTCACAACGATAGGTGAGAGGAGACTCAAGCTAGTGAGGATAAGGGGAGGAGGAGTAAAGCTGAGACTCATATCAGGTAATGAAGTGAACGTAGCGGTGGGAGGGGGTGTGACGAAGAGGGCTAAGATACTGGGCTTCATAGAGAACCCATCGGATAAGACGCTGAGCAGGAGGGGTATAATAACTAGGGGAGCTTTAGTTAGGACAGAGTTAGGGGTTGTGAGGATCACCTCGAGGGCGGGTCAGCACGGTCTACTGAACGGAGTCTTAGTGAGGGAGAACGTTGCATCGTAG
- a CDS encoding signal recognition particle subunit SRP19/SEC65 family protein: protein MHRRERKVIYPSYFDSRLSRKDGRRVPRSLAIRGPTLQDLINALKSLSMSFDVERDKGRPSRWYKFEGRVLVHYEGKKEELLKILAEEMVRQRREISGRSGQGN, encoded by the coding sequence TTGCATCGTAGGGAGAGGAAGGTGATCTATCCATCCTACTTCGACTCAAGATTGAGTAGGAAAGATGGGAGAAGGGTTCCGAGGAGCCTTGCAATAAGGGGGCCAACCCTTCAAGATCTCATAAATGCCCTAAAATCCCTCTCGATGAGTTTCGATGTGGAGAGGGATAAGGGGAGACCATCTAGATGGTATAAGTTCGAAGGGCGCGTTCTAGTCCATTATGAGGGGAAAAAGGAGGAGCTCCTCAAGATATTGGCTGAGGAGATGGTGAGGCAGAGGCGTGAGATTTCTGGGAGAAGTGGTCAAGGTAACTAG
- a CDS encoding nucleoside-triphosphatase, with translation MRKEGKFIIIGRPGSGKSTCIMLLLEKLRASGTKVGGIRTPELRERGIRKGFAVEDILTGQSDIFASTDFREGPSVSKYRVSVERFESIAIPALRRALEECEVVVIDEIGKMELLSRNFLEVVRDIWESEIISVGTAPLVRIEEIEKLKSSSEVIIIERGDSERISNYLFNRISDLLRVSRSSHRPSPRGTLSFL, from the coding sequence ATGAGGAAGGAGGGGAAGTTCATTATAATAGGGAGGCCCGGGTCTGGGAAGTCCACCTGCATAATGCTCCTCCTCGAGAAGCTGAGGGCTAGTGGTACTAAGGTCGGAGGTATAAGGACACCGGAATTGAGGGAGAGGGGGATAAGGAAGGGCTTTGCTGTCGAGGATATACTCACGGGGCAGTCTGATATCTTCGCATCGACGGACTTCAGGGAGGGCCCCTCAGTATCGAAGTACAGAGTGAGTGTCGAGAGGTTCGAGTCCATAGCCATACCTGCATTGAGAAGGGCTCTGGAGGAGTGCGAGGTAGTGGTGATCGATGAGATAGGGAAAATGGAGCTCCTTTCAAGGAATTTCCTCGAGGTAGTGAGAGATATATGGGAATCCGAGATAATTTCAGTTGGTACAGCACCCCTAGTTAGGATAGAGGAGATAGAGAAGCTGAAGAGCTCCTCCGAGGTCATAATAATCGAGAGAGGGGATTCTGAGAGGATATCCAACTATTTATTCAATAGGATAAGCGATCTTCTCCGTGTTTCAAGATCCTCTCATCGCCCTTCTCCGCGAGGTACACTCTCCTTCCTATGA
- a CDS encoding tRNA (guanine-N(2)-)-methyltransferase — MSSRLTLALRLYREGKVSFYSTDLEELAKMGLPYTKAPIFYNPRMKLNRDVTISIFSSLSLKSAADLMAASGVRALRLKAEGGAEEVFACDSNCLSAQIIKMNVKLNKLSGIRVKCSDARLEAERMAWENERVDYLDLDPFGSPAPFLDSFLRAVKRGGIIGITATDEPPLFGIYPDKLLRYYGVWGKKLPFCKEFGIRSLISFTIRTAARLDLAAEPLLSYGEGHYVRAYFRIERGAERSKHLLKELGWVLYKEGDFEIIRGIDEMPRGAMGPIWVGKIVEPEFLGKLSPLNEEVGKLFEKLKEEADGPPFYQRLDIICSKLNMRIPKPKIVIESLREMGHFAARSHLDPLGIKTTAKREEIEDLIRKLTSS; from the coding sequence GTGAGCTCAAGATTGACGCTGGCCTTACGCTTATATAGAGAGGGTAAGGTCTCGTTCTACTCTACCGATCTCGAAGAGCTGGCTAAGATGGGATTACCATACACTAAGGCTCCGATCTTCTATAATCCGAGGATGAAGCTCAATAGGGATGTGACGATCTCAATTTTCTCATCATTATCCCTCAAGAGCGCGGCCGATCTCATGGCAGCATCCGGAGTCAGGGCTCTGAGGCTCAAAGCTGAGGGCGGGGCAGAAGAAGTTTTTGCATGCGATTCCAACTGCTTATCAGCTCAGATAATAAAGATGAATGTGAAATTAAACAAATTGAGCGGGATTAGGGTGAAATGTTCTGATGCGAGGCTTGAAGCTGAGAGGATGGCATGGGAAAATGAGAGAGTCGATTACTTAGATCTAGATCCCTTCGGATCTCCAGCTCCCTTCCTGGACTCCTTCCTGAGGGCCGTGAAACGCGGGGGTATAATAGGTATCACAGCCACGGATGAGCCTCCCCTATTCGGCATATATCCCGATAAGTTGCTCAGGTATTATGGAGTTTGGGGAAAGAAATTACCGTTCTGCAAGGAATTTGGGATAAGATCATTAATATCTTTCACGATAAGGACCGCTGCTAGATTGGACCTGGCAGCGGAGCCCCTCCTATCCTACGGAGAGGGGCATTACGTGAGAGCTTACTTCAGGATAGAGAGGGGAGCTGAGAGGTCTAAGCATCTCCTGAAGGAGCTAGGATGGGTTCTTTACAAAGAAGGGGATTTCGAGATAATTAGAGGGATAGATGAGATGCCTAGGGGGGCAATGGGACCCATCTGGGTTGGAAAAATCGTGGAACCTGAATTCCTCGGGAAATTGAGTCCCCTGAATGAGGAAGTTGGGAAGCTATTTGAGAAGCTTAAGGAGGAAGCTGATGGTCCTCCGTTCTATCAAAGGCTGGACATCATATGTTCTAAGCTGAATATGAGGATCCCCAAACCCAAAATCGTGATAGAGTCCCTCAGGGAGATGGGTCACTTTGCGGCGAGATCTCACCTAGATCCACTCGGCATTAAGACGACAGCAAAGAGGGAGGAGATAGAGGATCTAATCAGGAAGCTCACTTCTTCCTGA
- a CDS encoding fibrillarin-like rRNA/tRNA 2'-O-methyltransferase, translating into MRVKEDENFKNVYWILDGKKLLATRNLTPGIKVYDETLKEVQGVEYRIWNPRRSKLAAAIYNGLKNFPFKRGSRILYLGIASGTTASHISDIIEESGVIFGVEVAHWVMRDLLRVAEHRKNIVPILESARRPYSYSWLVTEVDTIYEDVAQPDQVDILLKNADLFLKSGGVAVIAVKASSIDVTLPPKKIYKRVEREVLGTGKYELLESIDLSPYDPKHAMILFRKK; encoded by the coding sequence GTGAGAGTAAAGGAGGATGAAAATTTTAAGAATGTTTATTGGATTTTGGACGGAAAGAAGCTTTTAGCCACGAGGAACCTGACCCCGGGGATCAAGGTATACGATGAGACCTTGAAGGAAGTTCAGGGAGTTGAGTACAGGATATGGAACCCGAGGAGATCTAAGTTAGCCGCAGCTATATATAATGGACTTAAGAATTTCCCCTTTAAGAGAGGTTCCAGGATCCTCTACCTCGGCATAGCCTCGGGCACAACTGCCTCACATATAAGCGATATTATAGAGGAGAGCGGAGTTATATTCGGAGTCGAGGTAGCGCATTGGGTGATGAGAGATCTTCTTAGAGTAGCTGAACATAGGAAGAATATAGTTCCAATACTGGAGAGTGCCAGAAGACCTTACAGCTACAGTTGGCTCGTTACAGAAGTTGATACCATATATGAGGATGTTGCTCAACCGGATCAAGTCGATATCCTGCTCAAGAACGCTGATCTATTTCTGAAGAGCGGTGGAGTTGCTGTTATAGCAGTAAAGGCGAGCAGCATAGATGTCACGCTCCCCCCTAAGAAGATATACAAGAGAGTGGAGAGGGAGGTTCTGGGGACCGGCAAATATGAGCTCCTCGAATCCATAGATCTCTCCCCATACGATCCTAAGCATGCTATGATCCTCTTCAGGAAGAAGTGA
- a CDS encoding NOP5/NOP56 family protein yields MRAFLAMQPYGILLLDENGKMLELVPFPRDEKAIARILQEREFLREALNKILSNIDAEIVVNDIILKEILDEMGRSSTLSPGERPFSIIRSSPLRYASQAWGEIKQKEYFQFLNELGILLSKSGVRERLSSLDQQVIKAVDFVDHSNKALNIIAPTIREWYSIHFPELDELIEDHYDFIKLISLEPNRKKLDQKILEEAGFDEKIIKKIIKASRDSIGADLSDIDLQAIRRAALSWLELYEAKREMELYIEDLMRRAAPNLSAVVHPMVGARLIAIAGSLERLASLPASSIQILGAHKAIFMHLTKGAKPPKHGVLFQAKEVRGAPKSLRGKISRLLATKIAIAARVDVYGDGKYIGDRLRMEIEEKLKKFMEAFKSESKGG; encoded by the coding sequence TTGAGAGCATTCCTGGCGATGCAGCCCTATGGCATCTTATTGCTCGATGAGAATGGAAAGATGCTAGAGCTAGTACCCTTCCCTAGGGATGAGAAGGCCATCGCGAGGATACTACAGGAGAGGGAATTCTTAAGGGAGGCCCTGAATAAGATATTATCGAATATAGATGCGGAGATAGTAGTAAACGATATAATCCTCAAGGAGATCCTGGATGAGATGGGGAGGAGCTCCACATTATCCCCGGGTGAGAGACCCTTCTCCATCATCAGGAGCTCCCCTCTGAGATACGCTTCGCAAGCATGGGGGGAGATCAAGCAGAAGGAATATTTCCAGTTCTTAAATGAGCTGGGCATCTTGCTTTCGAAGTCTGGTGTCAGAGAGAGGCTCAGTTCTCTAGATCAGCAGGTTATAAAGGCCGTAGATTTCGTCGATCACTCAAATAAGGCGTTGAATATAATAGCTCCTACGATAAGGGAGTGGTACTCCATACACTTCCCTGAGCTCGATGAACTCATAGAGGATCACTACGATTTCATCAAGCTCATATCCTTAGAGCCCAACAGGAAGAAATTAGATCAAAAAATACTTGAGGAGGCGGGTTTCGATGAGAAGATCATTAAGAAGATAATTAAGGCTTCAAGGGATTCTATTGGAGCTGATTTAAGTGATATAGATCTTCAGGCAATAAGGAGAGCAGCACTAAGCTGGCTTGAGCTTTATGAAGCTAAGAGGGAAATGGAGCTCTACATAGAAGATTTGATGAGAAGAGCTGCTCCGAACTTATCAGCTGTAGTTCACCCTATGGTTGGTGCTAGATTGATAGCTATTGCAGGAAGTCTAGAGAGACTTGCGAGCCTTCCCGCTAGCTCAATACAGATATTGGGGGCTCATAAGGCGATATTCATGCACCTAACAAAGGGAGCCAAACCCCCGAAGCACGGGGTCTTATTCCAAGCTAAAGAAGTGAGAGGGGCACCGAAGAGCCTGAGGGGGAAGATATCTAGGCTTCTAGCTACTAAGATAGCTATAGCCGCTAGAGTCGATGTTTACGGGGATGGGAAGTACATAGGGGATCGCTTGAGGATGGAGATAGAGGAGAAACTGAAGAAGTTCATGGAGGCGTTTAAGAGTGAGAGTAAAGGAGGATGA
- a CDS encoding 30S ribosomal protein S30e yields the protein MPRGTHGALNKAGKVRSLTPKVEARERHSPPPRVRMKILYRKRYVLNRKPGQHPI from the coding sequence ATGCCCAGGGGAACGCATGGTGCCCTCAATAAGGCGGGCAAGGTTAGATCGCTCACCCCAAAGGTAGAGGCTAGGGAGAGGCATAGTCCCCCACCGAGGGTCAGGATGAAGATCTTATACCGCAAAAGGTACGTCCTCAATAGGAAGCCAGGGCAGCATCCGATCTGA
- a CDS encoding DUF460 domain-containing protein: MADLRVAGIDIKSGSPRSSRKPLYSISILGEGGVLFEAEEVTLDDVLELLRKYDVNILATDNVFEIASDSSDLRRVMEKLPPKCKLIQVTGSPNGIRPLSSVAKEAGLPSPSHSDPLGTARIVANLAMLGVGTEAVAMYPETRILVTRNRSVKQGGSGSDRWRRSIEASILSEANRIATELDKANLDYDLYVERASGGLRRAEFIVYADPEEVRRVIKESSEWSPFRIILSHSWKSKVKFPGEQFSTLPKSRPLIVGIDPGMSVGLAIMDLNGEVLSLKTMRRASRSEIIEEILNHGYPVIIATDVNPPPKSVVRIANMFDSRLIVAKYDMKAEEKRKIVMEFEEKKGVRAESSHERDSLAAALKAYQKAKNLIAKARARIEEAGLGKDADLILSKILKGTPISVALEEFSSKEVRGESKYFELRKELARADNYVKRLIMKIRELREEIERYKEIIRRKDEEISDLRRRIEYLEEMKNLEIEIDRRISARDSRIRELEKELERERWQNELLRSQLKAISERSEIPGIKIKVLSSLAKEKIDSMTESAEAILALDASGASSSVVKKLKGMGVKIILYKGSPPPPDFMKRASEEGIFVDSEENYRIAWNGVTPVIPMDEALKLLARSEEVKESQKRMEFDILGLIENYRLLLMRRDEKGET, translated from the coding sequence ATGGCGGATTTGAGGGTCGCCGGGATAGATATAAAGTCCGGATCTCCGAGGTCCAGTAGGAAGCCTCTATATTCGATCTCTATCCTCGGAGAGGGAGGGGTCTTATTCGAGGCAGAAGAGGTGACCCTCGATGATGTATTAGAGCTTCTGAGGAAGTACGATGTGAACATCCTGGCGACTGATAACGTTTTCGAGATAGCCTCCGATTCCAGCGATTTAAGGAGGGTGATGGAAAAGCTGCCACCGAAATGCAAACTGATTCAAGTTACCGGATCGCCCAACGGTATAAGGCCACTATCCTCAGTGGCTAAGGAAGCTGGACTCCCCTCTCCATCCCACTCCGATCCCCTCGGCACGGCTAGAATAGTGGCAAACTTAGCTATGCTCGGCGTCGGGACGGAAGCTGTAGCTATGTATCCGGAGACCAGGATACTGGTCACGAGGAACAGGAGCGTCAAGCAAGGGGGATCCGGGAGCGATAGATGGAGGAGATCCATAGAGGCCAGTATATTGAGCGAGGCAAATAGAATAGCTACGGAACTCGATAAGGCTAATCTTGACTATGATCTTTACGTTGAGAGAGCTTCGGGGGGACTTAGGAGAGCTGAATTCATAGTTTACGCGGATCCTGAGGAAGTCAGGAGGGTCATAAAGGAGAGCAGTGAGTGGTCACCCTTCAGGATAATATTATCGCACTCCTGGAAGAGCAAAGTGAAGTTCCCTGGGGAGCAGTTCTCAACGCTGCCCAAATCCAGGCCGCTGATAGTGGGCATAGATCCGGGTATGTCAGTTGGTCTAGCGATAATGGACTTGAATGGTGAAGTTCTTTCCCTGAAAACGATGAGGAGAGCTTCTAGATCAGAGATAATTGAGGAGATCCTGAATCATGGCTACCCAGTCATAATAGCAACCGATGTAAATCCTCCCCCGAAAAGCGTGGTTAGGATAGCTAATATGTTTGATTCCAGGCTCATTGTTGCTAAATATGATATGAAAGCTGAGGAAAAGAGGAAAATAGTTATGGAATTTGAGGAGAAGAAGGGAGTGAGGGCTGAGAGCTCCCATGAGAGGGACTCCCTCGCGGCAGCCTTAAAGGCTTATCAAAAGGCGAAGAATCTGATAGCAAAAGCTAGGGCCAGAATTGAGGAAGCCGGCCTCGGGAAGGATGCTGATCTCATATTGAGCAAGATCCTGAAGGGGACACCCATATCCGTAGCCTTGGAGGAGTTCTCCTCAAAGGAGGTCAGAGGGGAATCCAAGTACTTTGAGTTGAGGAAGGAGTTAGCTAGGGCGGATAATTACGTTAAGAGACTCATTATGAAGATAAGAGAGCTAAGGGAGGAGATAGAGAGGTACAAGGAAATCATAAGGAGGAAGGATGAGGAGATCTCTGATCTCCGGAGGAGAATAGAATACTTGGAGGAGATGAAGAACTTGGAGATAGAGATAGATAGGAGAATATCTGCTAGGGATTCTAGGATAAGGGAGCTTGAGAAGGAGCTGGAGAGGGAAAGATGGCAGAATGAACTCCTCAGGTCCCAGCTAAAAGCGATATCTGAGAGGAGTGAGATACCGGGAATCAAGATAAAGGTCCTCTCATCACTGGCTAAGGAAAAGATAGATTCCATGACGGAGAGCGCTGAAGCCATACTGGCTTTGGATGCATCAGGAGCCAGTAGTAGCGTAGTCAAGAAGCTCAAGGGTATGGGAGTGAAGATCATACTCTACAAGGGAAGCCCTCCGCCTCCGGACTTCATGAAGAGGGCTTCGGAGGAGGGTATCTTTGTCGATTCCGAGGAGAATTATAGGATAGCTTGGAATGGGGTGACTCCAGTCATCCCGATGGATGAGGCCCTGAAGTTGCTCGCTAGAAGCGAAGAAGTTAAGGAATCCCAGAAGAGAATGGAATTCGATATACTGGGTCTTATAGAGAACTACAGACTATTGTTGATGAGGAGAGATGAGAAGGGAGAGACCTAG